In Clostridium swellfunianum, a genomic segment contains:
- a CDS encoding FAD-dependent oxidoreductase, whose product MMKALEVKKDIYWVGSLDPELRVFDVIMYTPYGTTYNSYVVKGSEKTAIFETVKEKTFEQYLERLKSINVNFEEIAYIVVDHTEPDHAGSVAKLLDYAVNAKVVGSAPAIRFLRQIANRPFQEVIVKHGDTLSLGDKTLRFIEAPFLHWPDSIYTYVEEDHVLMTCDSFGSHYCFDEMFRDMIPAEKENEYMDALKYYYDCIMGPFKPYVLKALDKIKDLEIDTICTGHGPILRGNIDFYREIYRKWSTEDAPADGKTRVVIPYVSAYGFTEQLANSISQGIKSKIEDAIIEPYNVIEHKQEEILDKIYWADAVLFGSPTINGDALYPILDILIKMNPLVHGGKVAAAFGSFGWSGEAVPNIEARLKALRMKLVTPGLKINFKPNEDELQQAYKFGETVAEKIKENISKGVKTLRKSNLKIWKCIVCGEEFESEKAPEVCPACGATKEQFVEVKKEEVEFKQSKKEKYLIIGNGAAGYYAADSIRKRNAEADINMVSSEKVLTYYKPQLSDYISKDIADKRFFVAPEDYYAKNNIKVTLGVRVEKINKDKNTVSLDNGTELSYDKLILATGASNFLPPIKGYEKKGVYVLRDLEDGKKIKEEMKHAKNAVVVGGGLLGLEAAWEMKNAGMNVSVVELVPNLLSLQLDKEGSELFEKTVAEAGINILTGECAGEVLGEGSVNGLKLKSGKTIEADLVLFSVGIRPNVCLAKESGIEVNKGIIVNEKMQTNIENIYACGDNVELNGRIYGNWPAATEMGKVAGANAVGDEAEFKDFVNSIVFNAINSHIFSVGEVKLEAGVEVLSSANPDKKIYKKLFFKDKKLVGGILMGDTKKSIKLLKSIQANKLMADVLKEDILA is encoded by the coding sequence ATGATGAAAGCTTTAGAAGTAAAAAAAGATATATATTGGGTGGGTTCTCTTGATCCGGAATTAAGAGTATTCGATGTAATAATGTACACTCCCTATGGAACAACCTATAATTCCTATGTTGTTAAAGGCAGCGAGAAAACTGCAATTTTTGAAACTGTTAAAGAAAAAACTTTTGAACAGTATCTTGAACGTTTAAAATCTATCAATGTTAATTTTGAAGAGATAGCTTATATAGTTGTAGACCACACTGAACCAGACCACGCAGGCTCAGTTGCTAAGCTTTTAGACTATGCTGTAAATGCAAAGGTAGTTGGTTCTGCTCCTGCAATCAGATTCTTAAGACAAATTGCAAACAGACCTTTCCAGGAAGTTATAGTAAAGCATGGTGATACCTTAAGCCTTGGAGATAAAACATTAAGATTTATCGAAGCACCATTTTTGCATTGGCCAGATTCAATCTACACCTATGTCGAAGAAGATCATGTGCTGATGACTTGCGACTCCTTTGGAAGCCACTACTGCTTCGACGAAATGTTTAGAGATATGATTCCAGCGGAAAAAGAAAATGAGTATATGGATGCCTTAAAGTACTACTATGACTGCATAATGGGACCTTTTAAGCCATATGTACTAAAAGCCTTAGATAAAATTAAGGATTTGGAAATAGACACTATCTGCACAGGACATGGTCCTATATTAAGAGGAAATATCGACTTTTACAGAGAAATCTACAGAAAATGGAGCACAGAAGATGCACCTGCTGACGGAAAAACAAGAGTTGTTATACCTTATGTGTCAGCTTACGGTTTTACAGAGCAATTAGCCAATAGCATTTCCCAGGGAATAAAGTCGAAGATTGAGGATGCTATAATTGAACCTTACAATGTTATAGAGCATAAACAGGAAGAAATTCTCGACAAAATTTACTGGGCAGATGCAGTACTTTTTGGTTCACCAACAATAAATGGTGATGCACTTTATCCAATTTTAGATATTCTCATTAAAATGAATCCTCTAGTTCACGGCGGCAAGGTTGCAGCGGCCTTTGGTTCCTTTGGCTGGAGCGGTGAAGCTGTACCAAACATTGAAGCAAGATTAAAGGCTTTAAGAATGAAGCTTGTAACCCCTGGACTAAAAATAAACTTTAAGCCAAACGAAGATGAATTACAGCAAGCCTATAAGTTTGGTGAAACAGTAGCAGAAAAGATTAAAGAAAACATAAGCAAAGGCGTTAAGACTTTAAGAAAATCCAATTTAAAGATTTGGAAATGCATAGTTTGCGGTGAAGAATTTGAAAGTGAAAAGGCTCCTGAGGTTTGCCCAGCTTGCGGCGCTACCAAGGAACAATTTGTAGAAGTTAAAAAGGAAGAAGTAGAATTCAAGCAAAGCAAGAAAGAAAAATATTTAATAATAGGAAACGGTGCAGCTGGTTATTATGCTGCTGACTCCATAAGAAAGAGAAATGCCGAGGCTGATATTAATATGGTATCCAGCGAAAAAGTGCTGACCTATTATAAACCACAGCTGTCAGATTATATAAGTAAGGATATAGCGGACAAGAGATTCTTTGTTGCACCTGAAGATTACTATGCTAAGAACAATATAAAGGTTACACTTGGCGTTAGAGTAGAAAAAATAAATAAAGATAAAAATACAGTTTCTTTAGATAACGGCACAGAATTATCCTACGACAAGCTAATACTTGCAACTGGTGCAAGCAACTTCCTTCCTCCTATTAAAGGCTATGAGAAGAAAGGTGTATATGTACTAAGAGATTTAGAAGATGGTAAAAAGATTAAAGAAGAAATGAAACATGCTAAAAATGCAGTTGTAGTAGGCGGCGGACTTCTAGGACTTGAAGCAGCTTGGGAAATGAAAAATGCGGGCATGAACGTATCCGTAGTTGAGCTTGTTCCAAACCTTCTATCCCTTCAATTAGATAAGGAAGGCTCAGAATTGTTTGAAAAGACAGTTGCCGAAGCAGGTATAAACATTTTAACTGGAGAGTGCGCTGGTGAGGTTCTTGGCGAAGGTTCAGTAAATGGACTTAAGCTAAAGAGCGGAAAAACTATAGAGGCTGATTTAGTACTATTCTCAGTTGGAATAAGACCAAATGTATGCCTTGCTAAAGAATCCGGTATAGAAGTTAACAAAGGTATTATTGTAAATGAAAAAATGCAGACAAATATAGAAAATATTTATGCCTGCGGTGATAATGTTGAGCTTAACGGCAGAATCTATGGCAACTGGCCAGCAGCTACTGAAATGGGCAAGGTTGCAGGTGCTAATGCAGTTGGAGACGAGGCAGAATTTAAGGATTTTGTAAACTCAATAGTATTCAATGCTATAAACTCACACATCTTCAGTGTGGGTGAAGTTAAGCTAGAAGCCGGAGTTGAGGTATTATCCTCTGCAAATCCTGATAAGAAGATTTACAAAAAGCTATTCTTCAAAGACAAGAAGCTAGTAGGCGGCATACTAATGGGTGACACTAAAAAATCCATCAAGCTTCTAAAATCCATCCAAGCCAACAAGCTCATGGCAGACGTCTTAAAAGAAGATATTCTAGCTTAG
- a CDS encoding aminotransferase class I/II-fold pyridoxal phosphate-dependent enzyme, producing MQALILAAGMGRRLGKHTKGQTKCMVKVNGKTLIEHSLDALKDAGITKVVMVIGYEGEKLREFINERYSDINIKYVVNDSYYRTNNIYSLWLAREQLTDEDTILLESDLIYDAEILKNIIADPDDNLAVVAKYESWMDGTVTVLNEEGSIINFIPKSAFKWHKRDNYYKTVNIYKFSKEFSTNCYVPFLEAYIKALGENEYYEQVLRVMTYIDNINLKAYRLTDEKWYEIDDIQDLDIAEALFADSESELGLYQRRYGGYWRFPKLKDFCYLVNPYFPNEEMLNELKSNFDVLISEYPSGLNVQNLLASKMFGCDTSEILVGNGAAELIRGLMKSIDGEIGVIFPTFNEYPESAGYDRVKQFIPSNPDFKYDVEELKEFAQGVKALLLINPDNPSGHFLKEAEVKELLDYLKEQNIYLIYDESFVDFAGEDCRYSLIDSELLQQYKNLIVIKSISKSYGVPGIRLGVLASGNENIIKKVRSEISIWNINSFGEYFLQIIGKYQGAYLKGCNKIAAERDRFFNELSKIDYLRVIPSKANYFLCEVTGKFTARELTQVLLNKYRVFIKDCSGKIAFENKQYIRIAVRDFADNNFILEKLKELGSLE from the coding sequence ATGCAGGCACTAATTTTAGCAGCTGGTATGGGAAGAAGACTAGGAAAACATACAAAAGGCCAGACAAAATGTATGGTTAAGGTAAATGGAAAGACTCTTATTGAACATTCTTTAGATGCACTAAAGGATGCTGGAATAACAAAGGTTGTTATGGTTATAGGCTATGAGGGTGAAAAGCTTAGAGAGTTTATAAATGAAAGATATAGTGATATAAATATAAAATATGTTGTTAACGACAGCTACTATAGAACAAACAATATATATTCCTTGTGGCTTGCCAGAGAGCAGCTTACCGATGAGGATACTATACTTTTAGAGAGCGATTTAATTTATGATGCAGAAATATTAAAAAATATTATCGCTGATCCAGATGATAATTTGGCTGTTGTAGCTAAATACGAGTCCTGGATGGACGGTACTGTTACTGTTTTAAACGAGGAAGGCAGCATAATAAACTTTATTCCAAAGTCTGCTTTTAAATGGCATAAGCGTGACAACTATTATAAAACAGTAAATATATATAAGTTTTCAAAGGAATTTTCAACAAATTGTTATGTTCCATTTTTAGAAGCCTATATTAAGGCTTTAGGTGAGAATGAATACTACGAACAGGTTTTAAGGGTTATGACTTATATAGATAATATTAATCTTAAGGCCTATAGGCTTACAGATGAAAAATGGTATGAAATTGATGATATTCAAGATTTAGATATTGCTGAAGCTCTTTTTGCAGACTCAGAGTCAGAGTTAGGCTTATATCAAAGAAGATACGGAGGTTACTGGCGTTTCCCAAAGCTTAAGGACTTTTGCTATCTAGTAAACCCATACTTTCCTAATGAAGAAATGCTTAACGAGTTAAAGTCCAATTTTGATGTGCTAATTTCTGAATATCCTTCAGGACTTAATGTGCAAAACCTATTGGCATCTAAAATGTTTGGCTGCGATACTTCTGAAATTCTAGTTGGAAATGGAGCTGCAGAGCTTATTAGAGGATTAATGAAGTCAATTGACGGGGAAATAGGTGTAATATTCCCAACCTTTAATGAGTATCCAGAAAGCGCTGGTTATGATAGGGTAAAGCAGTTTATTCCGTCAAATCCTGACTTTAAATACGATGTTGAAGAATTAAAGGAATTTGCTCAAGGGGTTAAGGCGCTGCTTCTAATAAATCCAGATAATCCAAGCGGACACTTCTTAAAGGAAGCAGAGGTTAAGGAGCTGCTGGACTATTTGAAAGAGCAAAATATATATCTAATCTATGATGAATCCTTTGTAGATTTTGCTGGAGAGGATTGCAGATATTCTCTTATAGATTCAGAATTATTGCAGCAGTATAAGAATTTAATTGTTATAAAGAGCATTAGCAAGAGCTATGGAGTTCCTGGAATAAGATTAGGAGTTTTAGCAAGCGGCAATGAGAATATAATTAAAAAGGTAAGAAGTGAAATATCAATCTGGAATATAAATTCCTTTGGCGAGTATTTCCTACAGATTATTGGAAAATATCAAGGAGCTTATTTAAAGGGCTGCAATAAAATTGCTGCTGAAAGAGATAGATTCTTTAACGAGCTTTCAAAAATTGATTATTTAAGAGTTATACCTTCTAAGGCAAACTATTTCCTATGCGAGGTAACTGGAAAGTTCACTGCTAGAGAGCTTACACAGGTTCTTCTTAATAAATATAGAGTATTTATTAAAGACTGTTCAGGCAAAATAGCCTTTGAAAACAAGCAGTATATAAGAATTGCAGTCAGAGACTTTGCTGACAACAACTTTATACTCGAAAAGCTAAAAGAGCTAGGTTCACTAGAATAG
- a CDS encoding winged helix-turn-helix transcriptional regulator, with the protein MISKELKVLEILNKDSSSTQRDIAEKADISVGNVNYIIKKLFEGELIKIQKISRKSYYMVTDKGIEALEEHLKTSIDKKIIIPQGEGRRVNQAVILAAGQRAGFDMPVGFLKLGDTTVIERTINILKKQGIGKIIIITGYESNYYKELAERYEVQLVNNEKYKYSGTMYSLALVEELVDEDFILIESDLIFEEKAIAEIIGNENRDCVLITSESGSGDEVLVEIRNGFLFKISKDIHAFSNIEGEMIGITKISIDIYNKMLEDFRGSNNAYQNYEYVLLDVARTYNIGYVKLEDLIWTEIDTTRDYKNLTNYVYPILKEKEKS; encoded by the coding sequence ATGATATCTAAAGAGCTTAAGGTATTGGAAATACTTAATAAGGACAGCTCCAGCACTCAAAGGGATATTGCAGAAAAAGCAGATATATCCGTTGGAAACGTAAATTATATAATAAAGAAGCTTTTTGAAGGCGAACTGATAAAAATTCAAAAGATATCGAGAAAGTCTTACTATATGGTTACTGATAAAGGTATAGAGGCTTTAGAGGAACACCTAAAAACTTCTATTGATAAAAAAATCATAATACCTCAGGGAGAGGGAAGAAGGGTAAATCAGGCAGTTATACTTGCAGCTGGTCAGAGAGCAGGTTTTGACATGCCTGTTGGATTTTTGAAGCTTGGAGATACAACTGTAATTGAAAGAACTATTAATATATTAAAAAAGCAAGGAATAGGAAAGATTATTATAATTACAGGCTATGAAAGCAACTACTACAAGGAGCTTGCTGAGCGCTATGAGGTACAGCTTGTTAATAATGAAAAATATAAATATTCCGGAACAATGTATTCTTTGGCTTTAGTTGAGGAACTTGTAGACGAGGATTTTATTTTAATAGAAAGCGATTTGATTTTTGAAGAAAAAGCTATAGCTGAAATTATTGGTAATGAAAACAGAGATTGTGTGCTTATAACTTCTGAAAGCGGTTCAGGTGACGAGGTGTTGGTTGAAATACGAAATGGATTTTTATTTAAAATTTCAAAGGATATTCATGCCTTTAGCAATATAGAAGGTGAAATGATAGGAATAACTAAGATATCCATAGATATTTACAATAAGATGCTTGAGGATTTCAGAGGCAGCAATAATGCTTACCAGAATTATGAATATGTTCTTTTAGATGTAGCCAGGACTTATAATATAGGCTATGTAAAACTTGAAGATTTGATATGGACAGAAATCGATACTACTAGAGATTATAAAAATTTAACTAATTATGTATATCCAATTTTAAAAGAAAAAGAGAAAAGCTAG
- a CDS encoding S8 family serine peptidase, with product MGKRKKLFAAVLGVMLIMSQTMISRAEGTEVRKEPSKSKKKYVEGQILVKFKSGVSLEENINTMSNKYYFKKVGSINSLKIQAFNIPKNTNLENIINKLKLEKNIEFAQPNYIYYPDSFSTDPRASELWGLENNGQGINGRAGVSGVDLDITKAWTQTKGSESVVVGVIDTGIDINHPDLKDRIWTNTGEVPGNGIDDDGNGYIDDVNGWDFYNNDNSVYDVKDGDKHGTHVAGTIAASLNNVGVVGVAPKVKIMPLKFLGPFGGSTFDAVKAISYAKNKGVKVLNNSWGGSGYDYLLKDAIDSCNALFVAAAGNEENNNDVTPSYPASYSSSNILSVAAIDNRGNLASFSNFGATSVDVAAPGVNILSTIPKPAELGCAVKYQSSDYKAFTQGISMLNVNASQRDGLIKKVMDFFGANENSKILLVEDNGQWDNTAVENIYQTSLSNLGFKNITKYPVELAQDGPDIAALASYDVVIWDTGDSEYWTITEADKVNLSEYLKGGKGLYLLGNTLVEGLLNQDFTRNYLHIKYLFNDDNVKQLKGISGNEFDGMTIEVSNNYVDRIEPIDETAKLVLNYSGDSDYNSSYQYLHGTSMATPHVTGVAALLASKGINDPITIRDKIISGTVSLSGVNGYVATNGMVNAYNSLRLVKDYNNDKVIDISDLAAVSRRYNVNIANSAADKVYDLNEDGVVDVFDLVSVSKDFNR from the coding sequence ATGGGGAAAAGGAAAAAACTTTTTGCAGCAGTGCTGGGCGTAATGCTTATAATGTCTCAAACTATGATTTCCAGGGCTGAGGGTACAGAAGTACGCAAGGAGCCTAGTAAATCAAAAAAGAAATATGTAGAAGGACAAATTCTTGTAAAGTTTAAGTCTGGCGTAAGCTTGGAAGAAAATATAAACACAATGTCTAACAAATATTATTTTAAGAAAGTGGGCAGTATAAATTCTCTAAAAATACAGGCTTTTAACATACCTAAGAATACAAATCTTGAAAATATCATCAATAAGCTTAAACTTGAGAAAAATATAGAATTTGCCCAGCCTAACTATATATATTATCCTGATAGTTTTTCTACTGACCCAAGAGCTTCAGAGCTTTGGGGGCTTGAAAATAATGGACAAGGCATAAATGGAAGAGCTGGAGTAAGCGGCGTAGACTTAGACATAACAAAAGCCTGGACTCAAACTAAAGGTAGTGAGTCAGTTGTTGTTGGAGTAATTGATACAGGCATTGATATAAACCATCCAGATTTAAAAGACAGAATATGGACTAATACTGGTGAAGTGCCTGGAAATGGTATTGATGATGATGGAAATGGCTATATAGATGACGTTAACGGATGGGATTTTTATAATAATGATAATAGTGTGTATGATGTAAAAGATGGGGACAAGCATGGTACACATGTAGCTGGAACTATTGCTGCAAGCTTGAATAACGTTGGAGTAGTTGGAGTTGCTCCAAAGGTGAAAATTATGCCTTTAAAATTTCTTGGACCCTTTGGTGGTTCAACTTTTGATGCAGTTAAGGCAATAAGCTATGCAAAAAATAAGGGAGTTAAGGTTTTAAACAACAGTTGGGGAGGCAGTGGTTATGACTACCTCTTAAAAGATGCCATAGATAGCTGTAACGCTTTATTTGTTGCTGCAGCTGGAAACGAAGAAAATAATAATGATGTAACTCCTTCTTATCCAGCCTCTTATAGCAGCAGCAATATACTATCAGTAGCGGCAATTGATAATAGAGGTAATCTTGCAAGCTTTTCTAACTTTGGGGCCACTTCAGTTGACGTTGCAGCACCTGGGGTTAATATATTAAGTACTATTCCAAAACCAGCTGAGCTTGGTTGTGCGGTAAAATATCAAAGTTCTGATTATAAAGCTTTTACTCAAGGCATAAGTATGCTTAATGTGAATGCAAGTCAAAGAGATGGCCTTATTAAAAAGGTTATGGATTTTTTTGGTGCAAATGAAAATAGTAAAATCTTATTGGTAGAAGATAATGGGCAATGGGATAATACTGCTGTAGAAAATATATATCAAACCAGCCTCTCTAATTTAGGCTTTAAAAATATAACAAAGTACCCGGTAGAATTAGCACAAGATGGGCCTGATATAGCTGCTTTAGCAAGCTACGATGTAGTTATTTGGGATACCGGTGACTCTGAATATTGGACTATTACTGAAGCTGATAAGGTTAATTTATCAGAGTATCTTAAAGGTGGAAAAGGACTCTATCTTTTAGGGAATACATTAGTTGAAGGCTTATTAAACCAGGATTTCACAAGAAACTATCTTCATATTAAATACCTGTTTAACGACGATAATGTAAAACAGCTAAAGGGTATTTCAGGAAATGAATTTGACGGCATGACAATTGAAGTTAGCAATAACTATGTGGACAGAATTGAGCCTATAGATGAAACTGCAAAACTGGTGTTAAATTATTCTGGAGACAGCGATTACAATAGTTCCTATCAATACCTGCACGGAACTTCCATGGCGACACCCCATGTAACTGGAGTTGCAGCTTTGCTAGCCAGCAAGGGAATTAATGATCCGATAACAATACGGGACAAAATTATTTCAGGAACCGTTAGTCTTTCTGGTGTGAACGGATATGTAGCAACTAATGGAATGGTGAATGCGTACAATTCTTTAAGACTTGTTAAAGACTATAATAACGATAAGGTTATTGACATATCAGATTTAGCTGCAGTATCCAGACGTTACAATGTGAATATAGCAAATAGTGCAGCAGACAAGGTTTATGATTTGAATGAAGATGGAGTTGTAGATGTTTTTGATTTAGTATCAGTTTCTAAGGATTTTAATAGGTAA
- a CDS encoding cohesin domain-containing protein has protein sequence MINKKSIMAGIMGLFMFAGSKVYAASTPDVQAVVNGKIEKGENIQILINVKNIDSLYAGDMEFKYDNTVLKVKSIELGDLITKPGVSKFDAIKRISEQNGTARYAFSCTGQIDGFSGSGTFVKINAEVLKKDDKFFINSKPFLKAFDNDYNLKLQLCDKDIKELEYKFIPYGVSAPSAPDSNTGNSGSSGSGSDNNSGGTNPGSNDSSSNTSGSASPGTSNSGNTANGDSGSNVSQNAGGSDNSNANGNNSGNDKTNNDTNKDTAVNTANGSTDNKSNSAANVEKPEAKTEVDKQQTESSASKNKNTGTIAISIVCLAAAGAGAYYFIRKKNRNKDNNSAAL, from the coding sequence ATGATAAATAAAAAAAGTATTATGGCAGGGATTATGGGGCTTTTTATGTTTGCAGGCTCAAAGGTATATGCCGCTTCAACTCCTGATGTGCAAGCTGTTGTGAACGGGAAAATAGAAAAAGGTGAAAATATTCAAATACTTATTAATGTAAAAAACATAGACAGCCTATATGCTGGTGATATGGAGTTTAAATATGACAATACAGTGCTTAAAGTTAAGAGCATTGAGCTTGGAGATTTAATAACCAAGCCTGGGGTTTCAAAGTTTGATGCTATTAAAAGAATCAGTGAGCAAAATGGAACTGCTAGGTATGCTTTTAGCTGTACAGGACAAATTGATGGCTTTTCGGGCAGTGGAACTTTTGTGAAGATTAATGCAGAGGTTTTAAAGAAAGACGATAAGTTTTTTATAAATAGCAAACCGTTTTTGAAGGCTTTTGACAATGATTACAACCTTAAGCTTCAGCTTTGTGATAAGGACATAAAGGAGCTTGAGTATAAATTTATACCATACGGTGTTTCAGCGCCTTCAGCTCCAGATAGCAATACTGGAAATTCTGGTTCAAGTGGCAGCGGTTCAGATAATAACTCTGGCGGTACTAACCCTGGAAGCAATGATTCCAGCAGCAATACTTCTGGCTCTGCAAGCCCAGGCACTTCAAATTCGGGCAATACAGCTAACGGAGATTCAGGCAGCAATGTAAGCCAGAATGCTGGAGGCAGCGATAATTCAAATGCAAACGGTAATAACTCAGGTAATGATAAAACAAACAATGACACTAATAAAGACACAGCAGTTAATACTGCAAATGGAAGTACAGACAATAAGTCAAACAGTGCTGCAAATGTTGAGAAACCAGAGGCAAAGACTGAAGTTGATAAACAGCAAACCGAAAGTTCAGCTTCTAAAAATAAGAATACAGGTACAATAGCAATATCCATAGTCTGCCTTGCAGCAGCTGGAGCAGGCGCATATTACTTTATAAGAAAGAAAAATAGAAATAAGGATAATAATTCGGCAGCCTTATAA
- a CDS encoding O-antigen ligase family protein: MEIIFLLLPLIPYFKVLPEVINPVAFIFISFFIFKNRKEADSFDLILSSVLVLGVVSTFLSKDKLISLLNSPYILIFIPVFILARGFSKEQISKANKYIFYGGSIAAFLSIIRFLFNTDSVLDGLFNYANASAIYFGSCALIFFSQELDFESSLEKTASRLGIIALTAALLLTQSRAGLLVYAAAIIITAISKGKVMQNYLINVFNYSILGLLVAVMLYYRQYVVLLLALPVIIYLALKSISFKVKGNLFNYLISGFVVIGAFAGLRRLNLESFYERLVFYEDGLKLLKHNLFGIGAGRFSYEQFAYQTAMYDVKYIHNGFLQVAIDFGIIFFLIYFGLIFYVLFRNFNRQKLGTLQFVIPMMILVHSLIDFSMSFILLNIILWFYLGTGFKKIGRKTAYYKGAIALFLAFEIALAAFLPGELVYNMASFSTNSNYSLLKVIDKFPVKTVRYYDKLSVAAYSMYKKSGDINYLKEAEEGLNKCLNEHGADGRIYELLGKVYFALGDYDKAVEALEDSVMERKYYIVSYDALIEGYYNMYKKDKLTKEQYAYKLKTIEDRIISLGSSINNKSKYMKNQADGSLNAYEKMRIEEIKK; encoded by the coding sequence ATGGAGATAATTTTTTTATTGCTTCCTTTAATTCCTTATTTTAAAGTGCTGCCTGAGGTTATAAACCCAGTTGCATTTATTTTTATTTCTTTTTTTATTTTTAAGAATAGAAAGGAAGCAGATAGCTTTGACTTGATTTTAAGCTCAGTGCTTGTCTTAGGAGTAGTTAGTACATTCCTGTCAAAAGACAAGCTAATAAGTCTGCTGAATTCTCCCTATATTCTTATTTTTATTCCGGTTTTTATTTTGGCTAGAGGATTTTCTAAGGAACAGATTAGTAAAGCAAATAAATATATTTTTTATGGAGGAAGCATAGCAGCTTTTTTATCTATAATTAGATTTCTGTTTAATACAGATTCAGTGCTGGATGGGTTGTTTAATTATGCTAATGCTTCAGCAATTTACTTTGGAAGCTGTGCTTTAATATTTTTCAGCCAGGAGCTGGATTTTGAAAGCAGCCTGGAAAAGACTGCTTCAAGGCTTGGTATTATAGCTTTGACAGCTGCACTTTTGCTGACACAATCCAGGGCTGGGCTTTTGGTTTACGCTGCAGCTATAATAATAACTGCTATATCTAAAGGCAAGGTTATGCAAAACTATCTTATTAACGTATTTAATTATAGCATTTTAGGTCTTTTGGTTGCTGTAATGTTGTATTACAGGCAGTATGTAGTCTTGCTGCTAGCCTTACCTGTAATTATATATTTGGCACTAAAGAGTATAAGCTTTAAGGTTAAAGGCAATCTGTTTAATTACTTAATCAGTGGCTTTGTTGTTATAGGAGCTTTTGCTGGGCTTAGAAGGTTAAATCTTGAATCCTTTTATGAAAGACTAGTGTTTTATGAGGATGGATTGAAGCTTTTAAAGCATAATTTGTTTGGAATAGGGGCAGGAAGGTTCAGCTATGAGCAGTTTGCTTATCAGACTGCAATGTATGATGTTAAGTATATTCATAATGGTTTTCTACAGGTTGCTATAGATTTTGGAATAATATTTTTTCTTATTTATTTTGGTCTAATATTTTATGTACTGTTTAGGAATTTTAATAGGCAAAAGCTTGGCACTTTACAGTTTGTTATACCCATGATGATATTAGTTCACTCTCTCATAGACTTCAGCATGAGCTTTATACTTCTAAATATTATTTTGTGGTTTTACTTAGGGACAGGCTTTAAAAAAATTGGCAGAAAGACAGCTTACTATAAAGGCGCCATAGCATTATTTTTAGCTTTTGAAATAGCCCTAGCAGCATTTTTGCCAGGTGAGCTTGTGTACAATATGGCAAGCTTCAGTACTAACAGCAATTATAGTCTGCTAAAGGTAATAGATAAATTTCCTGTAAAGACAGTAAGATATTACGATAAGCTTTCTGTGGCGGCTTATAGCATGTACAAGAAAAGCGGAGATATAAATTATCTTAAGGAAGCAGAAGAAGGACTTAACAAATGTCTTAACGAGCATGGAGCTGATGGTAGAATATATGAGCTATTGGGAAAGGTCTATTTTGCTCTTGGAGATTATGACAAAGCGGTTGAGGCTCTTGAAGATAGTGTAATGGAGAGAAAATATTATATTGTTAGTTATGATGCTTTAATTGAAGGATATTATAATATGTACAAAAAGGATAAGCTTACTAAGGAACAGTATGCTTATAAGCTTAAAACTATAGAAGATAGAATAATTTCCTTGGGAAGCAGTATAAATAACAAGAGCAAATATATGAAAAATCAGGCAGATGGCAGTTTAAATGCTTATGAAAAGATGAGAATAGAAGAAATAAAAAAATAG